A region of Streptomyces sp. 846.5 DNA encodes the following proteins:
- a CDS encoding ATP-binding protein — MARLKKQSAAEAERSRLVEGAGTGRDSSAWRLNPKYIAPRRGWRGAGSGRSAHTDPGAVYLGTTKQVSGLYPFILGASLPPEGVPIGPDLLTNELVCFDPAGWVGRLTQNPGVWVMAQPGAGKSALAKRVSNVYASYGHKIMIPGDVKGEYASLVESLGGQVVRIGRGLDRLNPLDSGPLKRQLPYLPRERQDALREEITGRRSELLHALLATPHGLDRRPTAPEANVVGHVLALIADQQDDDPVIPDVVKVLREGPQTLWSQLMVDTAEDYRDQVRAVTLALENLCRGPLSGLFDRPTTRPLDLEASALSVDLSALLSAGPQVVATGMLATWAYSYGQVDSARAVGLMDTPLVLILDEMWRALRSGPGLVDAMDSMTRLNRSKNEVTLMITHSLLDLEALPTEEDRNKARGLMDRCDSLVLGALSSGELERVNAQRPLTGEEQKLVASWSAPALTGVDGTSQRHPGRGKYLIKIGTRAGSPARMDLTTDEVKAYWTDPAMSRAGEDA, encoded by the coding sequence GTGGCACGACTCAAGAAGCAATCCGCCGCTGAGGCTGAGCGGTCCCGACTCGTTGAGGGAGCCGGGACCGGTCGGGACTCTAGCGCATGGCGGCTGAACCCGAAGTACATCGCCCCGCGCCGGGGCTGGCGCGGGGCCGGTTCCGGCCGTTCCGCCCACACCGACCCGGGCGCGGTCTACCTGGGCACGACCAAGCAGGTATCCGGGCTGTACCCGTTCATCTTGGGGGCGTCCCTACCGCCGGAAGGGGTGCCGATCGGCCCGGACCTGCTGACCAACGAATTGGTCTGTTTCGACCCGGCGGGCTGGGTCGGGCGCCTCACCCAGAACCCGGGTGTGTGGGTGATGGCTCAGCCCGGTGCCGGTAAGAGCGCGTTGGCCAAGCGAGTATCCAACGTGTACGCGTCCTACGGCCACAAGATCATGATCCCGGGCGATGTAAAGGGGGAGTATGCCTCCCTGGTGGAGTCTCTGGGCGGGCAGGTCGTCCGGATCGGCCGGGGCCTGGACCGGTTGAACCCGCTGGACTCGGGGCCGCTGAAGCGGCAGTTGCCGTACCTGCCGCGAGAGCGGCAGGACGCGCTGCGGGAGGAGATCACCGGCCGGCGCTCGGAACTCCTGCATGCCCTGCTGGCCACCCCGCACGGCCTGGACCGGCGCCCGACCGCGCCGGAGGCTAACGTGGTCGGGCACGTGCTGGCGCTGATCGCTGACCAGCAGGACGACGACCCGGTGATCCCGGACGTGGTCAAGGTCTTGCGGGAGGGTCCGCAAACGCTGTGGTCTCAGCTGATGGTCGACACCGCCGAGGACTACCGCGACCAGGTGCGAGCCGTGACGCTCGCGCTGGAGAACCTGTGCCGCGGCCCGCTGTCGGGCCTGTTCGACCGGCCGACAACCCGCCCCCTGGACCTTGAGGCCTCCGCGTTGTCGGTGGACCTGTCCGCGCTGCTGTCGGCCGGTCCGCAGGTGGTAGCCACCGGCATGCTGGCGACGTGGGCGTACTCGTACGGACAGGTCGACTCCGCGCGGGCGGTGGGCCTGATGGACACCCCGTTGGTGCTGATCCTCGATGAGATGTGGCGGGCCCTGCGCTCCGGGCCCGGACTGGTCGACGCGATGGACTCGATGACCCGGCTCAACCGGTCCAAGAACGAAGTCACCTTGATGATCACGCACAGCCTCCTCGACCTGGAGGCGCTGCCGACGGAGGAGGACCGCAACAAGGCACGCGGGTTGATGGACCGGTGCGACTCGTTGGTGCTGGGGGCGCTGAGCTCGGGCGAGCTGGAGCGCGTCAACGCGCAGAGACCGCTGACCGGAGAAGAGCAGAAGCTGGTCGCCTCCTGGTCCGCGCCGGCGTTGACCGGCGTCGACGGCACGTCCCAGCGGCACCCGGGACGTGGCAAATACTTGATCAAAATCGGGACGCGGGCCGGTTCGCCGGCGCGCATGGATCTGACAACGGATGAGGTCAAGGCGTATTGGACGGACCCGGCGATGAGCCGGGCGGGGGAGGACGCATGA
- a CDS encoding type IV secretory system conjugative DNA transfer family protein, with protein sequence MSDNSAGGGVGGDLATPLSIIGVVFGGGALYAATWLGGTLGVAVTGAGWHPPQFGLHGVFSLIGGGPGRVWPGHGTAATVGMVVLLVLVLAGLAAAAWFARGFFGHRSGLAGLRDVRSLAPKAVTARARVLRPALADAEVIVPNDAGVLLGNLDAYNGPELRASWEDVLLAIMAPRSGKSTSLAIPAVMSAPGCCVATSNKYDVYAATRAFRQRQGGVIWTFDAQGVIHQERGMWWDMLAMARTIEGARRLAGHFALGGGSDKSFDDFWMKAARNLLTALFHSAATSGGTVHDVLGWLATPADRASTDALKASGKEALAAQLQATIAGSIETRDGIYQTARECLACLVDPEIAAWVLPDDRRPQFRPLDFVRSHDTLYLLSQSGGGGAAPIIAAAADAVMRAGVVIAERSGGRMPVPVVVVLDEAANICKIADLPELYSHLGSRGIIPITILQSYRQGTGVWGETGMDALWSAATVKLLGAGLDDPKFAEEVSGLVGPHMVPERSVSHSSSGSSTSLSRRRERVMEASEIRAMDKGTALLLATGVKVAQIRLRPWYAEPDAPQISADIQAEQSEITMRAAAEVLE encoded by the coding sequence ATGAGCGACAACAGCGCAGGCGGGGGAGTCGGCGGGGACCTGGCCACCCCGCTGAGCATCATCGGCGTGGTGTTCGGCGGGGGAGCGCTGTACGCGGCTACCTGGCTGGGCGGCACGCTCGGCGTCGCGGTGACCGGGGCGGGCTGGCACCCGCCGCAGTTCGGTCTGCACGGGGTGTTCTCGCTGATCGGGGGCGGACCGGGCCGGGTGTGGCCGGGGCACGGCACGGCGGCCACGGTCGGGATGGTCGTGCTCCTGGTCCTTGTCCTGGCCGGGCTCGCCGCGGCGGCCTGGTTCGCGCGCGGGTTCTTCGGTCACCGCTCCGGCCTGGCCGGTCTGCGGGACGTCCGGTCGTTGGCGCCCAAGGCGGTGACTGCCCGGGCGCGGGTTCTGCGGCCGGCGCTGGCCGACGCCGAGGTCATCGTCCCCAACGACGCCGGGGTGCTGCTGGGCAACCTGGACGCCTACAACGGGCCGGAATTGAGGGCCTCGTGGGAGGACGTGCTGTTGGCCATCATGGCGCCGCGTTCGGGCAAGTCGACCTCGCTGGCGATTCCGGCGGTCATGTCGGCGCCGGGGTGCTGCGTGGCGACCAGCAACAAGTACGACGTGTACGCCGCCACCCGCGCGTTCCGGCAGCGGCAGGGTGGCGTCATCTGGACCTTCGACGCGCAGGGGGTGATCCATCAGGAGCGCGGCATGTGGTGGGACATGCTCGCCATGGCCCGAACCATCGAGGGAGCCCGACGTCTGGCCGGGCACTTCGCCCTCGGCGGCGGCTCGGACAAGTCGTTCGATGACTTCTGGATGAAGGCCGCGAGGAACCTGCTGACGGCGCTGTTCCACTCCGCGGCCACCTCCGGGGGCACGGTCCACGATGTGCTCGGCTGGCTGGCCACCCCAGCGGACCGGGCGTCGACCGACGCCCTGAAGGCCTCGGGCAAGGAAGCCTTGGCGGCCCAGCTGCAGGCGACCATCGCTGGCAGCATCGAAACCCGGGATGGCATCTACCAGACCGCGCGCGAGTGCCTGGCCTGCCTGGTGGACCCGGAGATTGCCGCGTGGGTCCTGCCCGACGACCGCCGTCCCCAGTTCCGGCCGCTGGATTTCGTACGCTCCCACGACACCCTGTATCTGCTGTCCCAGAGCGGCGGGGGAGGCGCCGCCCCGATCATCGCGGCGGCGGCCGACGCGGTCATGCGCGCTGGTGTGGTCATCGCCGAGCGGTCCGGCGGCCGCATGCCGGTGCCGGTGGTCGTCGTCCTCGATGAGGCCGCGAACATTTGCAAGATCGCCGACCTTCCGGAGCTGTACTCCCATCTGGGTTCGCGCGGCATCATCCCCATCACCATCCTGCAGAGCTACCGGCAGGGCACCGGCGTGTGGGGGGAGACCGGCATGGATGCACTGTGGTCTGCCGCCACCGTCAAGTTGTTGGGTGCGGGTCTCGATGATCCGAAGTTCGCCGAAGAGGTCTCTGGGCTGGTCGGGCCGCACATGGTTCCTGAGCGGTCCGTCTCCCACTCGTCCTCGGGCAGCAGTACCAGCCTGTCCCGCCGGCGCGAGCGGGTGATGGAGGCCAGTGAAATCCGGGCGATGGACAAGGGCACCGCCCTGCTGCTGGCCACCGGCGTCAAGGTCGCACAGATCAGGCTCCGGCCCTGGTACGCCGAACCGGACGCACCCCAGATCAGTGCGGACATCCAGGCCGAACAGTCCGAGATCACCATGCGCGCGGCTGCGGAGGTCCTCGAATGA
- a CDS encoding DUF4913 domain-containing protein, with protein sequence MSEPTVESLAEDIADLQAEREGFAAELELQKKLLDTLRENARDTAAPGSGEDSDASAGRGKASSRKGGKEEKPAGPPFILRLQDEVYTAELGALAHWVAEVLVPTYLREPASPAPWCPKWWEHPEAVARLHGLWLAWQELTDPATGGRTGPGVWHRDYLDPCIAQLRDPQGPFSACMVTDNKQQHRLIPPPPLADSPFPPPAEATAGGGTAP encoded by the coding sequence ATGAGCGAACCCACGGTGGAGAGCCTGGCCGAGGACATCGCCGACCTGCAGGCCGAGCGCGAGGGCTTCGCGGCGGAACTCGAACTGCAGAAGAAGCTCCTCGACACCCTGCGCGAGAACGCGCGCGACACCGCCGCGCCCGGCTCGGGCGAAGACTCGGACGCCTCGGCGGGCCGGGGCAAGGCGTCCTCCCGAAAGGGGGGAAAGGAGGAGAAGCCGGCCGGGCCCCCGTTCATCCTGCGTCTGCAGGACGAGGTGTACACCGCCGAACTGGGGGCGCTCGCCCACTGGGTGGCCGAGGTCCTGGTGCCCACCTACCTGCGCGAGCCCGCCTCACCGGCGCCGTGGTGTCCGAAGTGGTGGGAACATCCCGAGGCCGTCGCCCGGCTCCATGGGTTGTGGCTGGCCTGGCAGGAACTCACCGACCCGGCCACCGGGGGACGGACCGGGCCCGGTGTGTGGCATCGGGACTACCTGGATCCCTGCATCGCGCAGTTGCGTGACCCGCAGGGACCGTTCTCTGCGTGCATGGTCACCGACAACAAGCAGCAGCACCGGCTGATCCCGCCGCCGCCGCTGGCCGACAGCCCCTTTCCGCCGCCGGCTGAGGCGACGGCAGGCGGTGGGACGGCTCCCTGA